The following coding sequences lie in one Rutidosis leptorrhynchoides isolate AG116_Rl617_1_P2 chromosome 4, CSIRO_AGI_Rlap_v1, whole genome shotgun sequence genomic window:
- the LOC139840180 gene encoding uncharacterized protein, with product MSAGFGEVPSPSTHGPFTANDNNSNNGDAGNFECNICFDLAQDPIVTLCGHLFCWPCLYKWLHIHSQSQECPVCKALIEEEKLVPLYGRGKNSTDPRSKSVPGVEIPHRPAGQRPETAPPPDRNAFGQPGFGFGPMGGFGPAMTASFGNFTFSFGGLIPSFFNVQMNAFTGHPMYGNAAHPPNAVPGFNFGGHHHAHGLHQQRTHQHDTGFNAASPLLIIGIIFIFALVCYG from the coding sequence ATGTCAGCTGGGTTTGGGGAAGTGCCAAGCCCGTCAACCCATGGCCCGTTTACTGCAAACGATAACAATTCCAACAACGGTGATGCTGGAAATTTTGAGTGCAATATATGCTTTGATTTAGCGCAGGATCCGATTGTTACATTGTGTGGTCATCTTTTTTGCTGGCCTTGTCTTTACAAATGGCTTCACATTCATTCTCAATCACAAGAATGCCCTGTTTGTAAGGCTTTAATCGAAGAGGAAAAATTAGTGCCTTTATATGGAAGAGGAAAGAACTCAACTGATCCACGGTCAAAATCTGTTCCTGGTGTCGAGATTCCACATCGACCCGCTGGTCAGAGACCAGAAACTGCTCCTCCACCAGATAGAAATGCGTTTGGTCAACCTGGGTTTGGGTTTGGACCCATGGGTGGTTTTGGGCCTGCAATGACTGCAAGTTTTGGGAACTTCACTTTTTCGTTTGGTGGTTTGATTCCGTCATTCTTTAATGTGCAAATGAATGCGTTTACGGGTCATCCTATGTATGGAAACGCGGCTCATCCTCCAAATGCAGTGCCTGGATTTAACTTTGGTGGACATCATCATGCTCATGGACTCCATCAACAAAGAACTCACCAGCATGATACTGGTTTTAATGCAGCATCACCACTCCTAATTATTGGAATCATTTTTATCTTCGCCCTAGTGTGTTACGGGTAA